The Microbacterium natoriense genomic interval CGGAACGGTCTGTTCGGCGGGGCTCTCGGAGTGCTCGGCATCCGCATCCCGTTCACGACCGCGGCTGTCGTGATCGCTCAGGTGTTCGTGGCGTTGCCCTTCCTGGTGATCTCGGTCGAGGGCGCGCTGCGCGCGGTCGGCACGGGCCATGAGTCGGTCGCGGCGAGTCTGGGCGCGCGCCCCCTCACTGTGTTCCGCCGCGTCACGCTGCCCCTCGCCGCCCCCGGACTCGTCGCCGGCGCGGTGCTGTGCTTCGCGCGGGCGATGGGCGAGTTCGGCGCGACGGCGCTGTTCGCCGGGAACGCGCCCGGTGTCACGCGGACCATGCCGCTCGCGATCTACACCGCGTTCAACGGTGCAGGCGTGCGGGAGGACACCGCGATCGCGCTGTCGCTGCTGCTGATCG includes:
- a CDS encoding ABC transporter permease, which produces MPVWLWIPAGLGALVLTLPFAALLIRLDWAAVPAAVSSPEALQALGLSLSTAALATAVCVLLGVPLALVIARSTGPLAAVLRTLTTLPLVLPPLVGGIALLSLLGRNGLFGGALGVLGIRIPFTTAAVVIAQVFVALPFLVISVEGALRAVGTGHESVAASLGARPLTVFRRVTLPLAAPGLVAGAVLCFARAMGEFGATALFAGNAPGVTRTMPLAIYTAFNGAGVREDTAIALSLLLIVVAVAVLLLMRGWRADAVR